CTcccgcccaggcccatgctttcttctTCAGCTCAGGTGGAGGTGGAGAACAGCTAACCTGCCTTTCCAAGTCTTGAAAATTTAAGACCTCCGTTTATCGGCCCCCACTCtccttggatcatcatcatcaatcgtatttattgagcgcttactatgtgcagagcactgtactaagcgcttgggaagtccaaattggcaacatatagagacagtccctacccaacagtgggctcccagtctaaaagggggagacagagaacaaaaccaaacgtactaacaaaataaaatcgtgTTAATATTGGATCGTGTTAATATCTGGGGCATCATTTTTCTCTCCATTCCTCGGATCTTTCAATTAAACGAGCGCTACCTGTCCAACTgatcccaagccctcactctcaATGCGAGGCTCCTATGGCTGCGGCCTTAAGGAAGCCGCGCCGCCTCGTCCTCaaagactacatttcccagcagcCCCCGCGGCGCGCATGCGCAGTTGGGCAGCGAGCCgaaggtggggggggcgggtgaAGATGGAAGTGGAGGCAAGTGTGGGTCTAACTCCGGACCGAGTGAGACCGGCGGAGtcgccctgcctcagtttcccccacgaACCCCACCGCCCGGCACCTTCATAATTACAGTCCGCGGTTGCTCGAAGAACGCAACTTAGGTTCCTGGAAGTAAGTGCCttgaatttatttacttatttattttacttgtacatatctatcctatttattttgttagtatgtttggttttgttctctgcctcccccttttagactgggagcccaccgttgggtagggactgtctctctatgttgccaatttggacttcccaagcgcttagtccagtgctctgcacatagtaagcgctcaataaacacgattgatgatgatgatgatgagtgcttgcctgtgaggaagaagaggtggggggggagggcggaTGATTTGAGCCTTAGGGCCCAATCACGACGACGGGAGGAGGCGGGGAAGCACTTGAAAGGTGAGTTGAGGTCGCCCTTAAAAGACTGGCCCGGAGCCCGTGGCTCCTAGAAGCCCGGCCTAGCTGGAAACTGACTGCAGGCTTGGGTCTTGGATCGTTGGAGTGGGAGCCACAGTTGATCTAGAGCCGCCCAGGGTGATCTTGGGGGCGGGGTGGACTGTCTGGCCCCCCTCGCTgttatttggggggtggggggcagatagATTAAAAGCCAGGTGTCCTGGGCCCCGACTACTACTGAAATTCAGAGTCCGTTAATGGGGTAACTgacaccctctctcccccctccgccccccctttCCGTTCCTCTTGCCAGTGCAGACCCAGAAATTTTGACCCGTGGACACCTCGGCGTGAGCAACATGGACTTCCAGAcggccccagccccaccacctggcCTTCCTCCTGAGGCCCCAGCCATGGACCTGGAGAAGGCTgaggccccctgcccctcctcgccctccctcctcgctcCTTTTGACTCTCCTTCGCGGGGCAATGGCGTGGATTCAGACCCGGACCCTTCCTGGAGTCTGGCAGACCCTGAAGGCCCCCAGATCCCCAGCCCTAAAGAGGTTGAGAGGACGGAGGCCAAGAACCCAGAGGGCTGCCTAGTGAGAGGCCTGAGCAAAATGGAGCTGGATGAGGAGCTGCAGGGAGGGTCACCTGAAGAGAAAGAGATCCAGGGCCTAGTGAGCCAGTTCCAGGCCCTGGGGCCTGATTTGGTTGATGCCCCGCCCCGGGAGGgcctcccttgccccctccacATTGCCATGGGCCGAGGGTTGgctaccccacctccctctgaGGCCCCGGGGGGCCACGGGCTCCTGTCGGTTGAAGCCGGGCGGGAAGATCTACTGAGTCTCCTCCGCTGCGAAGGGTCCACACCCCCAGGGGATTCCAGCCCTCCGGCCCCGCTCTCTGACATCGGCTGCCTCTCAGACCGTGTCCCCCGTCTCCTTCAGCCCCCGGCTGGCCCAGAGGGCCCAGAAGCCGGGGGCAGCAACCTCCAGaaatggtctaagggggaggacagCCCCAGCAGCTCCCCAGAGCCCTGGCTGGGGCCAAACCCGCTCGCCCAACCTGAGGAGCTGCCTGGTGCCACTGCCCAGGTAGGTGTCTGGGTTCTGGGTCCCTCCGGCGCCCTAGAGAGCTAAGTCAGTGCCCCTGCCAGTGGGGCCCCTGACACTCCCATGTTGTCCCTCCAGGCACCTGAGACCTTGACATCTTTCCCAGCCTTCAGGGAAGGTACGGCCCTGCCTAGGGGTGATCCCTGctctgggggaggagggtggaaggagagacCACCGTGGATCCAACGAGGTTGGGACCGACCCAAGGGGGTCTGGTTTCCAGTGCTTGGTGCCAAGCCGGGGGATAGGGAGATGACGGATTCCAGGCTGTAAGGTTCTGGACTTCTACAGGTGGCACTGGAGGAGGGGAACCAAGACTGGGGGGATCCTACCACTGACttgctctccatctcccccaacccctttcaGTGCCTGGGCCCTGCGATCCAGAGGATCTGCTGGATGGGGTCATCTTTGGTGCCAAGTATCTGGGCTCCACCCAGCTTGTGTCAGAAAGAAATCCACCCACTAGTGCCCGCATGGCCCAAGCTCAGGAAGCTGTGGACCGGATCAAGGTGAGGGGCAGGCCATCTCAAGCTCAGCTTTGTTGACCTCTGGGGCAAAGGTCTCAAGGATCAGAGTGCAACTGTGGGAGAAGCTGGAGCTGAACAgcagggtgggcggggggagggggtgtatGTCCCTGCCTAGGATAGGGGTGTTTGTCTTGCTCTGAGAGCCCCACTGAAACATAGTCCCAGTTCAGCAGCAGTCtctggaggaggggtggggctgCAGGATCCGGTCTCCAAGCCGCAGGAAGAAGTGGCCTGAATGgttctggagaaggtgagggcAGGATGGAGCTAGCCGGAGAGTTCAGGACCAGTTCGGGGAAGCCAAGATGCCTCAGGCCTTTAGTGAAAGACCAGGCCGTGAGTGAGCAGCCCCTTACCCTGGGGGTATGGCGAGTTGGGGCTTCTGGGTTCTTCCTAAAGAGTGGCTGCTCACACCTGCcaaccctctgcctctaggcccccgAGGGAGAGTCTCAGCCCATGACAGAAGTGGACCTCTTTATCTCCACCCAGAGGGTCAAGGTCCTTACAGCCGACTCTCAGGTACGTCGAGGGTCAGGGCCAACGAGGTGGCTTGGACTACATGATTCCCAAGGGCCCTTCCAGCCTGACTTCCTGCCTTGGGGAGTTTGGAAGAGATACTGGGCCTGACTTGGAGAAGCAACCATGGACATGGCATCAGCATGTTCAGCACAGACATGGGAACAAGTAGACACGCGCcacattcagaagcagcgtggctcagtggaaagagcccgggcttgggagtcagaggtcatgggttcaaatcccggctctgccacgtctgctgtgtgaccttgggcgagtcacttaacttcgctgagcctcagttacctcatctgtaaaatggggattaagattgtgagccccacgtgggacaacctgatcaccttgtgtccccccagtgcttagaacagtgctttgcacatagtaagcgcttaacaaatgccattattattattattattattattcatacaacTGTCCTTTGGTTTCTTTGACTGGGACTTGGCCAGGCTGTAGAGTTACTTGGGGGCCTGAAATCAAACCTTCCGCCCCGTTTAAAGGCAAACTCACTTCCCAGAGTTCCCGCCCCTTCTCAGAATGTAGCCCCAGTCTTCAGCAAGGGGCTATCCCCAAGTGCTCAAGTGGCCTTGACAGTGGTTCTCACACTAGTAAATCCTGTAATGTGGGGTGATGTTCTTAaagacctccccccccccgcccaattaAGGAATACTGACACATCGTGACCTGACACTGGTTGTGAAATTTCCTCCCAGCATCATGTGGCAACAAACAATCGataaatgatatttgagtgcttactgtgtgcagagcactgtcctagctaGACAGGTGTGCCTTGGTGGAAGAACATTTCGTAATCCTCCCCCCGCCCTAAAACGCAGAGTGAAAATACGGGTTACGGGAGAACTGACTATCCCCCGAAAAGTGGGAGAAGCTGTTCAGCCGCTTCTCAGTTCTGaaaatcataagctccttgtgaacggggattatgcctaccaattccattgtattggatctcccaagtgcttagcgtacggtgctttgcacccagttaataccatggattgattttttttttttttttgatcccaACCTTTCATCTTGGCGGTTTTGCTAGCTCTTCAGATCCTGCTTTTATTGTCTGTGGTGTGAATAAACCACAGACAGTCCTTCTTGCTCCTTCAGTTCAGTCCTTCTTGGTCTGGACTGAAACAGCTCCCCCGTTGCAATGGAAAACTGGGCTCGCTTTACACGGAGACCGCTGCTGAGGAGGCAGAATCTGTATAAAGTGAAGAGCACCGGGTGACTGCCCAAATAAAATCGTAGGCGCACCGTACCCAACTACATGTGTGCACACAAGGGAGATGGAGTGGATGTTGAAGAAGGGTCAGTGGTTCCCGCTCTGTTGCTTTCTATTCCTCCAACAGGAGGCTATGATGGACCACGCGCTGCAGACCATTTCCTACATTGCGGATATCGGAAACATCGTCGTCTTGATGGCCCGGAGGTGCCTGGCCCAGCGGTCGGGCCCCAGAGATAAGCGGCTCTATAAGATGATTTGTCATGTCTTTCACTCGGCTGATGTGAGtctgggcggaggaggagggggagaggcttcAGGGGGGCTCCTGGAgccagaaggaggggagggatggaacgGAAGGAGCCATTTATCCTCAGTCTTGTCTCAGAACTGCTGAGCACGTGGGAAGCTCCGGATGGGTAACCAGGGAAGGTTGTGGAtatcctggggggtgggggacgtaTGTGTGTTTGTCCATCCTGGGCCAGAAGGGGAgtgtccttccttccccttggcAGGCTCAGCTCATCGCTCAGGCAATTGGTCAAGCCTTCAGTGTGGCCTACCAGCACTTCCTGCAGGCCAGTGGCATTGACCCATGCCAGCTGAGTGCCCAGCAGTACCAGGAAGTGCTTGGAGACGGGGATCTGCACAATGGTGATCTAGCCCACTTCTCCAACCAAGAGAACTGCAAGGATGTGAGTGATGgctgatggagggaggagaggtggaccGGAGACTTTCTCTGGCCCAACCCCCTCTCCTGCTGGTGTGATTTATGAGGTCTCTTCATTGTCCCCTCACCACCTAAGCAGGCAGGTTCAGCCCCAGGAGTTATTCAGTCCGGGATCTGCCCCCAAGCAGGGCAGAATGGACTTGccccaggcactggagtagatgcagggccCCACTGGCCCCAAAACAGAGCCAGAACGTGAATCCCACTTAGGTCTTCCTTTGGACTCCCCAGGAGTGACacattcatattctctctctccccctacctcctcCTGTCTTGCCCAGGTGACAAtccagaagcagaagggagagatccTAGGTGTGGCAGTAGTGGAGTCAGGCTGGGGCTCCCTGCTGCCCACAGTGGTCATTGCCAACTTGCTGCACGGGGGCCCGGCCGAGCGCTCTGGGGAGCTGAGCATTGGGGACCGGCTCACAGCCGTCAACGGGACCAGCTTGGTGGGGCTGCCCCTGACTGCCTGCCAGAATATCATCCGGGTGAGGCCTGAGGGGAGGAACGGGTTGTAAAGACGGTGTGGGAATTCTGCTCTCAGACGGAAGACaaatgggatggggggggggggggggagccagaGATTTGGGGACTTCTATCCGTTCCCAGGCCAGATCCACATCCCCATACTCGCTCAGACCTCACCTCGCTCAGCTTCACGAAGCCGTGACCCTGGCCTTCCCTGTCGGAATTCTCCAACTGTCCCTGTGATGCCCTCgcctcagcacttgtgtgtgtttgCTTAATGACTCgatagtagtcataataataattgggacatttcagcgcttactgtgtgctgagcaccgtattgagctctggggtggagacaagataatcacgtcagacatggtccctgtcccgcatggggctgacagtctaggagggagaacaattagggaatccccagtgtacagatgaggacactgaggcacagggaagtaaagcgacttgcccaaggtcacccagcagatgagtggcagagctgggattagaaaccaggtcttctgacacccaggccagggctctttccactaggccccactgcttcccgacTTCATCGATTTTAGTCTCTTTGTCCATTTGTCTCTCTCCCACCTAATAACTGGAAAcaccttgtggccagggattgcatCTCGTACTACTTTTGTTTGTTCATTAAGTACCCGATACAGCCGGCAGACTTAATCAGTACTAGTGATGACTGCTACTGTTCTTCCCGCTACAGGAGCTGAAGCATCAGGTGGAGGTGAAGCTGAACATTGTACACTGTCCCCCCGTCACCACTGCCGTCATCCGCCGGCCTGATGCCAAGGACCAGCTGGGCTTCTGTGTGGAGAATGGG
This sequence is a window from Tachyglossus aculeatus isolate mTacAcu1 chromosome X2, mTacAcu1.pri, whole genome shotgun sequence. Protein-coding genes within it:
- the APBA3 gene encoding amyloid-beta A4 precursor protein-binding family A member 3 isoform X2, with the translated sequence MDFQTAPAPPPGLPPEAPAMDLEKAEAPCPSSPSLLAPFDSPSRGNGVDSDPDPSWSLADPEGPQIPSPKEVERTEAKNPEGCLVRGLSKMELDEELQGGSPEEKEIQGLVSQFQALGPDLVDAPPREGLPCPLHIAMGRGLATPPPSEAPGGHGLLSVEAGREDLLSLLRCEGSTPPGDSSPPAPLSDIGCLSDRVPRLLQPPAGPEGPEAGGSNLQKWSKGEDSPSSSPEPWLGPNPLAQPEELPGATAQAPETLTSFPAFREVPGPCDPEDLLDGVIFGAKYLGSTQLVSERNPPTSARMAQAQEAVDRIKAPEGESQPMTEVDLFISTQRVKVLTADSQEAMMDHALQTISYIADIGNIVVLMARRCLAQRSGPRDKRLYKMICHVFHSADVTIQKQKGEILGVAVVESGWGSLLPTVVIANLLHGGPAERSGELSIGDRLTAVNGTSLVGLPLTACQNIIRELKHQVEVKLNIVHCPPVTTAVIRRPDAKDQLGFCVENGIICSLMRGGIAERGGIRVGHRIIEINGQSVVAMPHEKIIQLLTQAVSEVHIKTMPASTYRLLTGQEQPMYL
- the APBA3 gene encoding amyloid-beta A4 precursor protein-binding family A member 3 isoform X1 yields the protein MDFQTAPAPPPGLPPEAPAMDLEKAEAPCPSSPSLLAPFDSPSRGNGVDSDPDPSWSLADPEGPQIPSPKEVERTEAKNPEGCLVRGLSKMELDEELQGGSPEEKEIQGLVSQFQALGPDLVDAPPREGLPCPLHIAMGRGLATPPPSEAPGGHGLLSVEAGREDLLSLLRCEGSTPPGDSSPPAPLSDIGCLSDRVPRLLQPPAGPEGPEAGGSNLQKWSKGEDSPSSSPEPWLGPNPLAQPEELPGATAQAPETLTSFPAFREVPGPCDPEDLLDGVIFGAKYLGSTQLVSERNPPTSARMAQAQEAVDRIKAPEGESQPMTEVDLFISTQRVKVLTADSQEAMMDHALQTISYIADIGNIVVLMARRCLAQRSGPRDKRLYKMICHVFHSADAQLIAQAIGQAFSVAYQHFLQASGIDPCQLSAQQYQEVLGDGDLHNGDLAHFSNQENCKDVTIQKQKGEILGVAVVESGWGSLLPTVVIANLLHGGPAERSGELSIGDRLTAVNGTSLVGLPLTACQNIIRELKHQVEVKLNIVHCPPVTTAVIRRPDAKDQLGFCVENGIICSLMRGGIAERGGIRVGHRIIEINGQSVVAMPHEKIIQLLTQAVSEVHIKTMPASTYRLLTGQEQPMYL